A region of Anguilla anguilla isolate fAngAng1 chromosome 18, fAngAng1.pri, whole genome shotgun sequence DNA encodes the following proteins:
- the wbp1la gene encoding LOW QUALITY PROTEIN: WW domain binding protein 1-like a (The sequence of the model RefSeq protein was modified relative to this genomic sequence to represent the inferred CDS: inserted 2 bases in 1 codon), which produces MSFQLGVAQNKLLCHGVNNQTYICESGHCCGESQCCSYYYELWWFWLVWTIIIILSCCCICHHRRTKHRLQQQQRQHEINLIAYREAHNYSSLPFYFRFLPNYLLPAYEEVVNRPPTPPPPYSALQTGQTGGASPVPAEPEDGLHPAQTPAPSPPACDPHPPRPGAEEPAPPGGDKAPQDGSQEAPAVGPPDCKEPLRDWGPEEKERAGGRHRRFTGDSGIEVCVCGRAPDGPELKELEGLLGPADFCEGCAAVAVGDPERGRPPSPESTPPPPAEPHXPAPPVCLLLHTINEQEGPHAPPAPASPQS; this is translated from the exons aACAAACTGCTCTGCCACGGAGTGAACAACCAGACCTACATCTGCGAGTCGGGTCACTGCTGTGGGGAGTCGCAGTGCTGCAGCTACTACTACGAGCTCTGGT GGTTCTGGCTGGTCTggaccatcatcatcatcctcagctgctgctgcatctgCCACCACCGGCGCACCAAGCAccggctgcagcagcagcagcggcagcacgAGATCAACCTCATCGCCTACCGCGAGGCGCACAACTACTCCTCCCTGCCCTTCTACTTCA GGTTTTTGCCGAATTACCTCCTGCCCGCGTATGAAGAGGTGGTGAACCGGCCCCcgacgccccctcccccctacagCGCCCTGCAGACGGGCCAGACGGGCGGTGCCAGCCCTGTGCCCGCCGAACCGGAGGACGGCCTGCATCCGGCCCAAacccccgccccgtcccctcCGGCCtgcgacccccaccccccgcggcCGGGCGCGGAGGAGCCGGCCCCCCCGGGCGGGGACAAGGCCCCGCAGGACGGCTCGCAGGAGGCCCCCGCCGTGGGGCCCCCGGACTGCAAGGAGCCGCTGCGGGACTGGGGCCCCGAGGAGAaggagcgggcgggggggcgtcaCCGGCGCTTCACGGGCGACTCGGGCATcgaggtgtgcgtgtgcgggcgGGCCCCCGACGGGCCCGAGCTCAAAGAGCTGGAGGGGCTCCTGGGGCCCGCCGACTTCTGCGAGGGCTGCGCCGCCGTCGCCGTGGGCGACCCGGAGCGGGgccggcccccctcccccgagagcacgccgccgccgccggcggagcccca ccccgccccccccgtgtGCCTCCTCCTGCACACCATCAACGAGCAGGAGGGGCCCCatgcccccccggcccccgccagCCCCCAGAGCTGA